One window from the genome of Amaranthus tricolor cultivar Red isolate AtriRed21 chromosome 9, ASM2621246v1, whole genome shotgun sequence encodes:
- the LOC130823344 gene encoding uncharacterized protein LOC130823344 produces the protein METQSASTLVFVFCTFLLGFQIFSALDMITYFGERLMEKYRERKNDLRLVFNDLEKACDSVLHKIIWDSLEAIQDMYNGVTTSIYVQIGLKDYFLGLYHGSTLNHFIFAIIIDEL, from the exons ATGGAGACACAAAG TGCTTCAACTTTAGTGTTTGTATTTTGCACCTTTTTACTAGGATTCCAAATCTTTAGTGCTCTTGATATGATTACTTATTTTGGAGAG AGGTTGATGGAGAAGTATAGAGAGAGGAAAAATGATTTGCGTTTGGTCTTTAATGATCTAGAGAAAGCTTGTGATAGCGTACTACATAAGATCATTTGGGATAGCCTTGAGGCAATACAGGACATGTATAATGGAGTCACGACAAGCATCTATGTACAAATTGGGCTAAAAGATTATTTTCTAGGTTTATATCACGGATCTACACTAAATCATTTCATTTTCGCCATAATTATAGATGAACTTTGA
- the LOC130824592 gene encoding polyol transporter 5-like has product MEEIIENGEEQKRGNQLAAKSRVKMNKYALACALLASTNSILLGYDIGVISGAVLYIREDLKISSIQEEILVGSLNVCSLLGSLLSGKTSDLIGRRYTIVLAATTFFIGAILMGLAPSYPYLMAGRVIAGIGVGYSLMIAPLYTAEISPAMTRGFMSSLPEVFITIGILLGYIVNYAFAGIPKNWNWRVMLLLAAVPAVGIGMGVFVMPESPRWLVMKKRLSEAKRVLVKTSETEEEAEARLGEITRAWELHESSDFAGKSVWKELFWKPTPAIRRILVAAIGINFFMQASGNDAVIYYLPEVFHGAGIKKKKQLFAINVIMGTAKATFVMISALFLDKYGRRPLLLLGSSGMAIALSILGLGSMFLQHSAHKPSWAIVMCVIAVCADVSFFSIGLGPITWVYSSEIFPLRLRAQGTSLAVSVNRLVSGVVSMTFLTITKKITFGGIFFALSGIMVIATVFFFFFMPETKGKSLEDIGKLFEDKKTVDEGVEISEI; this is encoded by the exons ATGGAGGAAATCATTGAAAAtggagaagaacaaaaaagaggAAATCAATTAGCAGCAAAATCAAGGGTTAAGATGAACAAATATGCTCTTGCTTGTGCTCTATTAGCTTCTACAAACTCAATTTTACTTGGTTATG ATATTGGAGTAATAAGTGGAGCAGTCCTTTACATAAGAGAAGACCTAAAAATAAGCTCAATCCAAGAAGAAATCCTAGTAGGCTCTCTCAATGTATGCTCATTATTAGGATCCCTTCTCTCCGGTAAAACATCCGACCTCATTGGACGGCGCTACACCATCGTCCTAGCCGCCACCACATTCTTCATAGGGGCGATCCTTATGGGGCTCGCCCCATCTTACCCTTACCTGATGGCAGGTCGCGTAATTGCTGGTATTGGAGTAGGCTACTCACTCATGATTGCACCACTTTACACAGCCGAGATATCACCAGCTATGACACGAGGATTCATGAGCTCGTTACCTGAGGTTTTCATCACAATAGGGATACTGCTAGGGTACATTGTTAACTATGCATTTGCGGGGATCCCTAAGAATTGGAACTGGAGGGTAATGCTGCTGTTGGCAGCAGTTCCTGCTGTGGGTATTGGGATGGGTGTTTTTGTGATGCCTGAATCGCCGCGCTGGCTTGTTATGAAAAAGAGGTTGAGTGAGGCTAAAAGGGTTTTGGTTAAAACTTCTGAAACAGAGGAAGAAGCTGAAGCTAGGCTTGGGGAGATCACTAGAGCTTGGGAACTTCATG AATCAAGTGACTTTGCTGGGAAAAGTGTATGGAAGGAGCTATTCTGGAAACCAACACCAGCAATTCGCCGAATCTTAGTCGCTGCCATCGGAATCAACTTCTTCATGCAAGCATCAGGTAATGATGCAGTGATCTACTATCTTCCAGAAGTATTTCATGGTGCTggaatcaagaaaaaaaaacagcTATTTGCCATCAATGTAATAATGGGAACAGCAAAAGCAACCTTTGTTATGATTTCAGCTCTTTTCCTGGACAAATATGGTAGAAGGCCACTTCTCTTATTAGGCTCATCTGGTATGGCTATAGCCTTATCTATATTAGGGCTTGGATCCATGTTTCTTCAGCACTCAGCCCATAAACCCAGTTGGGCTATAGTCATGTGTGTGATTGCAGTTTGCGCTGATGTGTCATTCTTCTCAATCGGGCTTGGGCCCATCACTTGGGTGTACTCATCAGAGATATTTCCATTGAGGCTCCGAGCACAAGGCACGAGTTTAGCAGTGTCTGTTAATAGATTGGTGAGTGGTGTTGTGTCCATGACATTTTTAACAATTACAAAGAAGATAACATTTGGAGGGATATTCTTTGCATTGTCTGGGATTATGGTGATTGCCACagtatttttcttcttcttcatgcCTGAGACTAAAGGGAAAAGCTTGGAAGATATAGGAAAATTGTTTGAGGATAAGAAAACTGTTGATGAAGGAGTAGAAATCTCTGAAATTTGA
- the LOC130824593 gene encoding bidirectional sugar transporter SWEET4-like yields MVNVAIIHTILGIIGNFTSFIRLASPLPTIIRHQKKKSVEKFKYHPYIAAIINCFLWVFYSMPFVHPHRIPVTTVNGLGLIMNLAFLITYMIYTNNTKRAAITVYLSAEFLILALLSTVTLLVFHGHTTRSNFVGIFCDIFGIAFYGAPLVAMRNVIETKSVEFMPLSLSLTGFVNGIVWSAYSILRFDLYLLINNGFGAIISTLQLILYAIYYKSTPKEGQNLSQVQPSSGRSLQLATAGV; encoded by the coding sequence ATGGTGAATGTAGCCATTATTCATACCATCCTTGGTATTATCGGTAACTTTACTTCATTCATCCGTCTTGCCTCCCCATTACCAACAATCATAAGACACCAAAAGAAGAAATCAGtagaaaaattcaaatatcatccaTACATAGCAGCCATAATCAACTGTTTCTTATGGGTTTTCTACTCAATGCCATTCGTACACCCACACCGTATCCCCGTCACAACAGTAAACGGTCTCGGCCTCATCATGAACTTAGCCTTTCTCATTACATACATGATTTACACAAACAACACCAAAAGGGCTGCAATAACAGTCTATCTTAGTGCAGAATTTCTAATTCTCGCACTTTTATCAACTGTTACACTTCTTGTTTTTCATGGTCATACTACACGATCGAATTTCGTGGGCATTTTTTGTGATATATTTGGGATTGCATTTTATGGTGCACCTTTAGTAGCAATGAGGAATGTTATTGAGACTAAAAGTGTTGAATTTATGCCACTTTCATTGTCACTTACTGGGTTTGTTAATGGGATTGTATGGAGTGCATATTCTATTCTTAGATTTGATCTTTATCTTTTGATTAATAATGGGTTTGGAGCAATAATTAGTACACTTCAACTTATATTGTATGCTATCTACTATAAGTCCACACCCAAGGAAGGGCAGAATTTATCACAGGTTCAGCCTTCATCTGGTAGATCACTACAGTTGGCTACCGCAGGAGTTTAA